The proteins below are encoded in one region of Coffea arabica cultivar ET-39 chromosome 4c, Coffea Arabica ET-39 HiFi, whole genome shotgun sequence:
- the LOC113739085 gene encoding uncharacterized protein, which translates to MDSGGRGRGRGRGRNPEGENELENDQVATAIQRMADLLERMVAQQGQGQGNNSGNPGSSRGNHEGEDRALERFQIFAPPKFIGGPSPDLGEGWLERILDIFAALGYAEERQVSFATFQFEGPARAWWNVVKAKWERERTPWTWINFTREFNEKYLPPMVQEKREDDFIRLRQGALSVAEYETQFTKLSRFAPDLVSTEQKRILRFVQGLNVEIQEALAAAQLDTFNRVLEKAHRVETARGQVKAFHDKKRRQPGTGNFNARQSSRNEPPTKMGRGAGGPRPAGTSNQGNAGRGQAERGPQRGGQRGGTTTGTRQTCSFCGGNHTAENCWKNSAVRRCYKCGSTEHLIAQCPNLRAEGGTSRAEGSAPNPANVAGNRPKVPARVYAMGHQEVTDPSAVIEGTLSIFRRTASVLIDPGATHSFVSPAFMAHIDIKAEKLPYDLEIKTPITNKSILANKMYKGCDGWIGERKLSVDLIELTLKGYDLILDMDWLAKYYACLDCSTKKVDLCIPGEPTLQLDVQGKLASTTFISGIRARKLLSKGARGFLAMLINTPGEQLKVESVPVVCEFPEMFPEELTSLLPEREIELKIDLHPGAEPISKTPYRMAPAELKELKIQL; encoded by the coding sequence ATGGACTCCGGTGGCCGGGGTAGAGGTAGGGGGCGAGGACGAAACCCCGAGGGAGAAAATGAGCTCGAGAATGACCAAGTAGCcacagccatccagcgaatggctgattTACTTGAGCGTATGGTCGCCCAACAGGGCCAGGGTCAGGGGAACAACTCCGGAAATCCTGGGAGTAGTCGAGGGAATCATGAGGGGGAGGACCgcgctttagagcggtttcaaaTATTTGCACCCCCTAAATTTATAGGAGGACCCAGCCCTGACCTGGGGGAGGGCTGGCTGGAGCGTATACTGGATATTTTCGCCGCCTTGGGATATGCGGAGGAACGACAAGTATCGTTCGCTAcctttcaattcgaaggacccgcccgagcatggtggaacgtgGTAAAAGCAAAATGGGAACGAGAGCGGACCCCCTGGACCTGGATTAACTTTACcagggaatttaatgagaaataccttCCGCCGATGGTACAGGAGAAACGGGAGGATGATTTCATTCGCCTGCGCCAAGGGGCGCTAAGTGTTGCAGAATACGAGACCCAATTCACTAAATTGTCTCGTTTTGCTCCGGATTTGGTGTCAACGGAACAAAAGCGAATCCTCCGCTTTGTTCAAGggttgaacgttgagatccaagAGGCGTTGGCGGCCGCTCAGTTAGATACTTTTAATCGGGTGTTAGAAAAAGCGCATAGGGTTGAGACAGCCCGAGGTCAAGTAAAGGCATTTCATGATAAAAAGAGAAGGCAGCCGGGCACCGGAAACTTTAATGCTAGACAAAGCTCGAGGAATGAGCCGCCCACTAAAATGGGTAGGGGAGCAGGAGGTCCACGACCGGCGGGGACTTCAAACCAGGGAAATGCCGGAAGAGGGCAAGCAGAGCGAGGGCCCCAGAGAGGTGGTCAAAGAGGAGGAACAACTACCGGGACGAGACAGACCTGTAGTTTTTGTGGAGGCAATCATACCGccgaaaattgctggaagaatagtGCTGTCAGGAGGTGCTATAAGTGTGGTAGTACCGAACACCTGATTGCTCAATGCCCGAATCTGCGGGCTGAAGGAGGCACCTCACGGGCAGAGGGAAGCGCGCCCAACCCAGCAAATGTAGCGGGCAATCGACCGAAGGTACCTGCGAGGGTCTATGCCATGGGACATCAGGAGGTGACTGACCCTTCGGCAGTCATCGAAGGTACGCTTTCTATATTTCGGCGTACCGCAAGTGTGTTAATAGATCCTGGTGCTACCCACTCCTTTGTGAGTCCTGCATTCATGGCACATATAGACATTAAGGCAGAGAAGTTGCCATATGATTTAGAAATAAAGACTCCCATTACCAATAAGAGTATCCTTGCTaataaaatgtacaaaggttGTGACGGGTGGATAGGGGAACGAAAGTTGTCGGTGGATTTAATAGAATTAACTCTTAAGGGATATGATCTCATATTAgatatggattggctagctaaATATTATGCATGTTTGGACTGCAGTACGAAAAAGGTTGACTTGTGCATACCGGGTGAGCCTACATTGCAATTAGATGTACAAGGAAAGTTAGCCTCTACCACTTTTATTTCTGGGATTCGGGCCAGGAAATTGCTGAGTAAGGGGGCTCGAGGGTTTTTGGCCATGTTGATTAATACCCCAGGAGAGCAATTAAAAGTAGAAAGTGTGCCGGTGGTGTGTGAGTTTCCTGAGATGTTTCCCGAAGAGTTGACCTCACTACTGCCGGAAAGAGAAATCGAATTAAAGATTGATCTCCACCCAGGGGCGGAACCGATatcgaaaaccccttaccgcATGGCTCCTGCAGAACTGAAGGAATTAAAAATCCAGTTGTAG